From the genome of Nicotiana sylvestris chromosome 2, ASM39365v2, whole genome shotgun sequence, one region includes:
- the LOC104236656 gene encoding protein ANTI-SILENCING 1-like isoform X4 codes for MLPFREAEEDSSPNFSWGVKKGKGALNKGVQFYKSFTYEGVDISLYDCVYMCRPDEDEPDIGKVVKIWETAQKKRMVKVVWFFRPTEVIHWLGNIKLLDNELLLASGEGIGLSNCNPVILLQEAITGKCNVVCISTDTRNPQPKDEDLDTADFVFCRTFDVRTREISEEFPNSIAQIEVEHYFNKETDQKQPLHHGGKGSLEKPQSSSSFGGTTTKTVVKDGQSGRSTQLKKATSSSRERHGNISVTNGTVARTEVKYSCCISPTSLSDSHALKKRKLLDSSGTAPFEQHKVMQSKSQVTKVVEKGGQGNISVTDKTVAGTEVKHSYCTSPTSLSNIHALKKRNLQDSLGTAPFEQRKVMKSTSQVIEITAWVKEGASTWFKEQPWNERLHVAQERGTLVLLENLDPSYTSAEVEDIVGRALEQKVSAKMVQHNTFSNSLNGKAFVIFKSSEHAETAISKLKKRCLMLGDGRPVVARRGTIEEPVKCSGLPGHLSIGRIKFQKLGEEMRKAVSTSHHSQSNTIEHEMAVEWRALQEKSSLWWKALHEKQAAEIELLRGKLKSPIWN; via the exons ATGTTGCCCTTTCGAGAAGCAGAGGAAGACAGTAGTCCTAATTTTAGTTGGGGTGTCAAGAAGGGAAAGGGTGCCCTTAACAAGGGTGTCCAATTTTACAAATCATTCACTTATGAGGGGGTTGATATCTCCTTATATGATTGTGTGTACATGTGTCGTCCTGATGAAGATGAGCCAGACATCGGTAAGGTTGTCAAGATATGGGAGACAGCCCAAAAGAAAAGGATGGTTAAAGTTGTATGGTTTTTCCGTCCCACCGAGGTAATTCATTGGTTGGGTAATATCAAGCTGCTTGACAATGAGTTACTCTTGGCTTCAGGAGAAGGCATAGGGCTTTCAAATTGTAATCCTGTG ATTTTATTGCAGGAAGCCATCACTGGTAAATGCAATGTTGTCTGCATATCAACTGATACGAGGAACCCTCAGCCAAAAGACGAAGATTTGGACACAGCTGACTTTGTCTTTTGTCGCACCTTTGATGTCAGAACTCGCGAGATATCTGAGGAATTTCCAAATTCAATCGCACAAATTGAAG TGGAGCATTACTTCAATAAGGAGACGGATCAGAAGCAGCCTCTTCATCATGGAGGAAAAGGAAGTCTTGAAAAGCCACAATCATCATCTTCATTTGGAGGAACAACAACTAAAACAGTGGTGAAAGATGGCCAGTCAGGAAGAAGCACTC AACTGAAGAAAGCCACCAGTAGCTCACGGGAAAGACACGGAAATATTTCTGTGACAAACGGCACTGTTGCCAGAACTGAAGTAAAGTATTCTTGTTGTATTTCTCCTACTAGCCTATCTGATTCTCATGCTttgaagaagaggaagcttcTAGACTCTTCAG GTACTGCACCGTTTGAACAACATAAGGTCATGCAATCTAAGAGTCAGGTTACAAAAGTGGTAGAAAAAG GTGGACAAGGCAATATTTCTGTGACAGACAAGACTGTTGCTGGAACTGAAGTAAAGCATTCATATTGTACCTCACCTACTAGCTTATCGAATATCCATGCTTTGAAGAAGAGAAACCTTCAAGATTCTTTAG GTACTGCACCATTTGAACAACGTAAGGTCATGAAATCTACGAGTCAGGTGATCGAAATAACAGCATGGGTGAAGGAG GGTGCTAGCACATGGTTCAAGGAGCAG CCATGGAATGAAAGACTCCATGTAGCTCAAGAGCGAGGCACACTTGTGTTGCTTGAGAATCTTGATCCTTCATATACATCAGCAGAAGTGGAG GATATTGTCGGGCGTGCCTTGGAACAAAAGGTTAGTGCAAAAATGGTGCAACATAATACCTTCTCAAATTCACTGAATG GGAAAGCATTTGTTATCTTCAAATCAAGTGAGCATGCAGAGACTGCCATTTCTAAATTGAAAAAGAGATGCCTTATGTTAGGTGATGGAAG GCCAGTTGTTGCTCGGAGAGGAACTATAGAGGAGCCAGTGAAATGTAGTGGCCTTCCTGGCCATCTGTCCATTGGTAGAATCAAATTTCAAAAGCTAGGAGAAGAAATG AGAAAAGCAGTATCAACATCACACCACTCTCAGAGTAACACAATCGAACATGAGATGGCCGTCGAATGGCGTGCACTACAGGAAAAGTCAAGCCTTTGGTGGAAAGCTTTACATGAG AAACAAGCAGCAGAGATTGAACTACTTAGGGGCAAGTTGAAGAGCCCTATTTGGAACTAA
- the LOC104236656 gene encoding protein ANTI-SILENCING 1-like isoform X2 has translation MCVCVSLHFVPFHFSLFDANLTRRAYFAAGCILQCTQFKAFEKLTPHCDKYQMLPFREAEEDSSPNFSWGVKKGKGALNKGVQFYKSFTYEGVDISLYDCVYMCRPDEDEPDIGKVVKIWETAQKKRMVKVVWFFRPTEVIHWLGNIKLLDNELLLASGEGIGLSNCNPVEAITGKCNVVCISTDTRNPQPKDEDLDTADFVFCRTFDVRTREISEEFPNSIAQIEVEHYFNKETDQKQPLHHGGKGSLEKPQSSSSFGGTTTKTVVKDGQSGRSTQLKKATSSSRERHGNISVTNGTVARTEVKYSCCISPTSLSDSHALKKRKLLDSSGTAPFEQHKVMQSKSQVTKVVEKGGQGNISVTDKTVAGTEVKHSYCTSPTSLSNIHALKKRNLQDSLGTAPFEQRKVMKSTSQVIEITAWVKEGASTWFKEQPWNERLHVAQERGTLVLLENLDPSYTSAEVEDIVGRALEQKVSAKMVQHNTFSNSLNGKAFVIFKSSEHAETAISKLKKRCLMLGDGRPVVARRGTIEEPVKCSGLPGHLSIGRIKFQKLGEEMRKAVSTSHHSQSNTIEHEMAVEWRALQEKSSLWWKALHEKQAAEIELLRGKLKSPIWN, from the exons atgtGTGTTTGTGTCTCTTTGCATTTCGTTCCTTTTCATTTCTCCTTGTTTGATGCAAACTTAACTCGGAG GGCTTATTTTGCTGCTGGCTGCATACTTCAGTGTACACAGTTTAaa GCCTTTGAAAAGTTAACACCACATTGTGATAAGTATCAAATGTTGCCCTTTCGAGAAGCAGAGGAAGACAGTAGTCCTAATTTTAGTTGGGGTGTCAAGAAGGGAAAGGGTGCCCTTAACAAGGGTGTCCAATTTTACAAATCATTCACTTATGAGGGGGTTGATATCTCCTTATATGATTGTGTGTACATGTGTCGTCCTGATGAAGATGAGCCAGACATCGGTAAGGTTGTCAAGATATGGGAGACAGCCCAAAAGAAAAGGATGGTTAAAGTTGTATGGTTTTTCCGTCCCACCGAGGTAATTCATTGGTTGGGTAATATCAAGCTGCTTGACAATGAGTTACTCTTGGCTTCAGGAGAAGGCATAGGGCTTTCAAATTGTAATCCTGTG GAAGCCATCACTGGTAAATGCAATGTTGTCTGCATATCAACTGATACGAGGAACCCTCAGCCAAAAGACGAAGATTTGGACACAGCTGACTTTGTCTTTTGTCGCACCTTTGATGTCAGAACTCGCGAGATATCTGAGGAATTTCCAAATTCAATCGCACAAATTGAAG TGGAGCATTACTTCAATAAGGAGACGGATCAGAAGCAGCCTCTTCATCATGGAGGAAAAGGAAGTCTTGAAAAGCCACAATCATCATCTTCATTTGGAGGAACAACAACTAAAACAGTGGTGAAAGATGGCCAGTCAGGAAGAAGCACTC AACTGAAGAAAGCCACCAGTAGCTCACGGGAAAGACACGGAAATATTTCTGTGACAAACGGCACTGTTGCCAGAACTGAAGTAAAGTATTCTTGTTGTATTTCTCCTACTAGCCTATCTGATTCTCATGCTttgaagaagaggaagcttcTAGACTCTTCAG GTACTGCACCGTTTGAACAACATAAGGTCATGCAATCTAAGAGTCAGGTTACAAAAGTGGTAGAAAAAG GTGGACAAGGCAATATTTCTGTGACAGACAAGACTGTTGCTGGAACTGAAGTAAAGCATTCATATTGTACCTCACCTACTAGCTTATCGAATATCCATGCTTTGAAGAAGAGAAACCTTCAAGATTCTTTAG GTACTGCACCATTTGAACAACGTAAGGTCATGAAATCTACGAGTCAGGTGATCGAAATAACAGCATGGGTGAAGGAG GGTGCTAGCACATGGTTCAAGGAGCAG CCATGGAATGAAAGACTCCATGTAGCTCAAGAGCGAGGCACACTTGTGTTGCTTGAGAATCTTGATCCTTCATATACATCAGCAGAAGTGGAG GATATTGTCGGGCGTGCCTTGGAACAAAAGGTTAGTGCAAAAATGGTGCAACATAATACCTTCTCAAATTCACTGAATG GGAAAGCATTTGTTATCTTCAAATCAAGTGAGCATGCAGAGACTGCCATTTCTAAATTGAAAAAGAGATGCCTTATGTTAGGTGATGGAAG GCCAGTTGTTGCTCGGAGAGGAACTATAGAGGAGCCAGTGAAATGTAGTGGCCTTCCTGGCCATCTGTCCATTGGTAGAATCAAATTTCAAAAGCTAGGAGAAGAAATG AGAAAAGCAGTATCAACATCACACCACTCTCAGAGTAACACAATCGAACATGAGATGGCCGTCGAATGGCGTGCACTACAGGAAAAGTCAAGCCTTTGGTGGAAAGCTTTACATGAG AAACAAGCAGCAGAGATTGAACTACTTAGGGGCAAGTTGAAGAGCCCTATTTGGAACTAA
- the LOC104236656 gene encoding protein ANTI-SILENCING 1-like isoform X1 yields the protein MCVCVSLHFVPFHFSLFDANLTRRAYFAAGCILQCTQFKAFEKLTPHCDKYQMLPFREAEEDSSPNFSWGVKKGKGALNKGVQFYKSFTYEGVDISLYDCVYMCRPDEDEPDIGKVVKIWETAQKKRMVKVVWFFRPTEVIHWLGNIKLLDNELLLASGEGIGLSNCNPVILLQEAITGKCNVVCISTDTRNPQPKDEDLDTADFVFCRTFDVRTREISEEFPNSIAQIEVEHYFNKETDQKQPLHHGGKGSLEKPQSSSSFGGTTTKTVVKDGQSGRSTQLKKATSSSRERHGNISVTNGTVARTEVKYSCCISPTSLSDSHALKKRKLLDSSGTAPFEQHKVMQSKSQVTKVVEKGGQGNISVTDKTVAGTEVKHSYCTSPTSLSNIHALKKRNLQDSLGTAPFEQRKVMKSTSQVIEITAWVKEGASTWFKEQPWNERLHVAQERGTLVLLENLDPSYTSAEVEDIVGRALEQKVSAKMVQHNTFSNSLNGKAFVIFKSSEHAETAISKLKKRCLMLGDGRPVVARRGTIEEPVKCSGLPGHLSIGRIKFQKLGEEMRKAVSTSHHSQSNTIEHEMAVEWRALQEKSSLWWKALHEKQAAEIELLRGKLKSPIWN from the exons atgtGTGTTTGTGTCTCTTTGCATTTCGTTCCTTTTCATTTCTCCTTGTTTGATGCAAACTTAACTCGGAG GGCTTATTTTGCTGCTGGCTGCATACTTCAGTGTACACAGTTTAaa GCCTTTGAAAAGTTAACACCACATTGTGATAAGTATCAAATGTTGCCCTTTCGAGAAGCAGAGGAAGACAGTAGTCCTAATTTTAGTTGGGGTGTCAAGAAGGGAAAGGGTGCCCTTAACAAGGGTGTCCAATTTTACAAATCATTCACTTATGAGGGGGTTGATATCTCCTTATATGATTGTGTGTACATGTGTCGTCCTGATGAAGATGAGCCAGACATCGGTAAGGTTGTCAAGATATGGGAGACAGCCCAAAAGAAAAGGATGGTTAAAGTTGTATGGTTTTTCCGTCCCACCGAGGTAATTCATTGGTTGGGTAATATCAAGCTGCTTGACAATGAGTTACTCTTGGCTTCAGGAGAAGGCATAGGGCTTTCAAATTGTAATCCTGTG ATTTTATTGCAGGAAGCCATCACTGGTAAATGCAATGTTGTCTGCATATCAACTGATACGAGGAACCCTCAGCCAAAAGACGAAGATTTGGACACAGCTGACTTTGTCTTTTGTCGCACCTTTGATGTCAGAACTCGCGAGATATCTGAGGAATTTCCAAATTCAATCGCACAAATTGAAG TGGAGCATTACTTCAATAAGGAGACGGATCAGAAGCAGCCTCTTCATCATGGAGGAAAAGGAAGTCTTGAAAAGCCACAATCATCATCTTCATTTGGAGGAACAACAACTAAAACAGTGGTGAAAGATGGCCAGTCAGGAAGAAGCACTC AACTGAAGAAAGCCACCAGTAGCTCACGGGAAAGACACGGAAATATTTCTGTGACAAACGGCACTGTTGCCAGAACTGAAGTAAAGTATTCTTGTTGTATTTCTCCTACTAGCCTATCTGATTCTCATGCTttgaagaagaggaagcttcTAGACTCTTCAG GTACTGCACCGTTTGAACAACATAAGGTCATGCAATCTAAGAGTCAGGTTACAAAAGTGGTAGAAAAAG GTGGACAAGGCAATATTTCTGTGACAGACAAGACTGTTGCTGGAACTGAAGTAAAGCATTCATATTGTACCTCACCTACTAGCTTATCGAATATCCATGCTTTGAAGAAGAGAAACCTTCAAGATTCTTTAG GTACTGCACCATTTGAACAACGTAAGGTCATGAAATCTACGAGTCAGGTGATCGAAATAACAGCATGGGTGAAGGAG GGTGCTAGCACATGGTTCAAGGAGCAG CCATGGAATGAAAGACTCCATGTAGCTCAAGAGCGAGGCACACTTGTGTTGCTTGAGAATCTTGATCCTTCATATACATCAGCAGAAGTGGAG GATATTGTCGGGCGTGCCTTGGAACAAAAGGTTAGTGCAAAAATGGTGCAACATAATACCTTCTCAAATTCACTGAATG GGAAAGCATTTGTTATCTTCAAATCAAGTGAGCATGCAGAGACTGCCATTTCTAAATTGAAAAAGAGATGCCTTATGTTAGGTGATGGAAG GCCAGTTGTTGCTCGGAGAGGAACTATAGAGGAGCCAGTGAAATGTAGTGGCCTTCCTGGCCATCTGTCCATTGGTAGAATCAAATTTCAAAAGCTAGGAGAAGAAATG AGAAAAGCAGTATCAACATCACACCACTCTCAGAGTAACACAATCGAACATGAGATGGCCGTCGAATGGCGTGCACTACAGGAAAAGTCAAGCCTTTGGTGGAAAGCTTTACATGAG AAACAAGCAGCAGAGATTGAACTACTTAGGGGCAAGTTGAAGAGCCCTATTTGGAACTAA
- the LOC104236656 gene encoding protein ANTI-SILENCING 1-like isoform X3: protein MCVCVSLHFVPFHFSLFDANLTRRAYFAAGCILQCTQFKAFEKLTPHCDKYQMLPFREAEEDSSPNFSWGVKKGKGALNKGVQFYKSFTYEGVDISLYDCVYMCRPDEDEPDIGKVVKIWETAQKKRMVKVVWFFRPTEVIHWLGNIKLLDNELLLASGEGIGLSNCNPVILLQEAITGKCNVVCISTDTRNPQPKDEDLDTADFVFCRTFDVRTREISEEFPNSIAQIEVEHYFNKETDQKQPLHHGGKGSLEKPQSSSSFGGTTTKTVVKDGQSGRSTQLKKATSSSRERHGNISVTNGTVARTEVKYSCCISPTSLSDSHALKKRKLLDSSGTAPFEQHKVMQSKSQVTKVVEKGGQGNISVTDKTVAGTEVKHSYCTSPTSLSNIHALKKRNLQDSLGTAPFEQRKVMKSTSQGASTWFKEQPWNERLHVAQERGTLVLLENLDPSYTSAEVEDIVGRALEQKVSAKMVQHNTFSNSLNGKAFVIFKSSEHAETAISKLKKRCLMLGDGRPVVARRGTIEEPVKCSGLPGHLSIGRIKFQKLGEEMRKAVSTSHHSQSNTIEHEMAVEWRALQEKSSLWWKALHEKQAAEIELLRGKLKSPIWN from the exons atgtGTGTTTGTGTCTCTTTGCATTTCGTTCCTTTTCATTTCTCCTTGTTTGATGCAAACTTAACTCGGAG GGCTTATTTTGCTGCTGGCTGCATACTTCAGTGTACACAGTTTAaa GCCTTTGAAAAGTTAACACCACATTGTGATAAGTATCAAATGTTGCCCTTTCGAGAAGCAGAGGAAGACAGTAGTCCTAATTTTAGTTGGGGTGTCAAGAAGGGAAAGGGTGCCCTTAACAAGGGTGTCCAATTTTACAAATCATTCACTTATGAGGGGGTTGATATCTCCTTATATGATTGTGTGTACATGTGTCGTCCTGATGAAGATGAGCCAGACATCGGTAAGGTTGTCAAGATATGGGAGACAGCCCAAAAGAAAAGGATGGTTAAAGTTGTATGGTTTTTCCGTCCCACCGAGGTAATTCATTGGTTGGGTAATATCAAGCTGCTTGACAATGAGTTACTCTTGGCTTCAGGAGAAGGCATAGGGCTTTCAAATTGTAATCCTGTG ATTTTATTGCAGGAAGCCATCACTGGTAAATGCAATGTTGTCTGCATATCAACTGATACGAGGAACCCTCAGCCAAAAGACGAAGATTTGGACACAGCTGACTTTGTCTTTTGTCGCACCTTTGATGTCAGAACTCGCGAGATATCTGAGGAATTTCCAAATTCAATCGCACAAATTGAAG TGGAGCATTACTTCAATAAGGAGACGGATCAGAAGCAGCCTCTTCATCATGGAGGAAAAGGAAGTCTTGAAAAGCCACAATCATCATCTTCATTTGGAGGAACAACAACTAAAACAGTGGTGAAAGATGGCCAGTCAGGAAGAAGCACTC AACTGAAGAAAGCCACCAGTAGCTCACGGGAAAGACACGGAAATATTTCTGTGACAAACGGCACTGTTGCCAGAACTGAAGTAAAGTATTCTTGTTGTATTTCTCCTACTAGCCTATCTGATTCTCATGCTttgaagaagaggaagcttcTAGACTCTTCAG GTACTGCACCGTTTGAACAACATAAGGTCATGCAATCTAAGAGTCAGGTTACAAAAGTGGTAGAAAAAG GTGGACAAGGCAATATTTCTGTGACAGACAAGACTGTTGCTGGAACTGAAGTAAAGCATTCATATTGTACCTCACCTACTAGCTTATCGAATATCCATGCTTTGAAGAAGAGAAACCTTCAAGATTCTTTAG GTACTGCACCATTTGAACAACGTAAGGTCATGAAATCTACGAGTCAG GGTGCTAGCACATGGTTCAAGGAGCAG CCATGGAATGAAAGACTCCATGTAGCTCAAGAGCGAGGCACACTTGTGTTGCTTGAGAATCTTGATCCTTCATATACATCAGCAGAAGTGGAG GATATTGTCGGGCGTGCCTTGGAACAAAAGGTTAGTGCAAAAATGGTGCAACATAATACCTTCTCAAATTCACTGAATG GGAAAGCATTTGTTATCTTCAAATCAAGTGAGCATGCAGAGACTGCCATTTCTAAATTGAAAAAGAGATGCCTTATGTTAGGTGATGGAAG GCCAGTTGTTGCTCGGAGAGGAACTATAGAGGAGCCAGTGAAATGTAGTGGCCTTCCTGGCCATCTGTCCATTGGTAGAATCAAATTTCAAAAGCTAGGAGAAGAAATG AGAAAAGCAGTATCAACATCACACCACTCTCAGAGTAACACAATCGAACATGAGATGGCCGTCGAATGGCGTGCACTACAGGAAAAGTCAAGCCTTTGGTGGAAAGCTTTACATGAG AAACAAGCAGCAGAGATTGAACTACTTAGGGGCAAGTTGAAGAGCCCTATTTGGAACTAA
- the LOC104236656 gene encoding protein ANTI-SILENCING 1-like isoform X6, with product MCVCVSLHFVPFHFSLFDANLTRRAYFAAGCILQCTQFKAFEKLTPHCDKYQMLPFREAEEDSSPNFSWGVKKGKGALNKGVQFYKSFTYEGVDISLYDCVYMCRPDEDEPDIGKVVKIWETAQKKRMVKVVWFFRPTEVIHWLGNIKLLDNELLLASGEGIGLSNCNPVILLQEAITGKCNVVCISTDTRNPQPKDEDLDTADFVFCRTFDVRTREISEEFPNSIAQIEVEHYFNKETDQKQPLHHGGKGSLEKPQSSSSFGGTTTKTVVKDGQSGRSTQLKKATSSSRERHGNISVTNGTVARTEVKYSCCISPTSLSDSHALKKRKLLDSSGTAPFEQHKVMQSKSQVTKVVEKGGQGNISVTDKTVAGTEVKHSYCTSPTSLSNIHALKKRNLQDSLGTAPFEQRKVMKSTSQVIEITAWVKEGASTWFKEQPWNERLHVAQERGTLVLLENLDPSYTSAEVEDIVGRALEQKGKHLLSSNQVSMQRLPFLN from the exons atgtGTGTTTGTGTCTCTTTGCATTTCGTTCCTTTTCATTTCTCCTTGTTTGATGCAAACTTAACTCGGAG GGCTTATTTTGCTGCTGGCTGCATACTTCAGTGTACACAGTTTAaa GCCTTTGAAAAGTTAACACCACATTGTGATAAGTATCAAATGTTGCCCTTTCGAGAAGCAGAGGAAGACAGTAGTCCTAATTTTAGTTGGGGTGTCAAGAAGGGAAAGGGTGCCCTTAACAAGGGTGTCCAATTTTACAAATCATTCACTTATGAGGGGGTTGATATCTCCTTATATGATTGTGTGTACATGTGTCGTCCTGATGAAGATGAGCCAGACATCGGTAAGGTTGTCAAGATATGGGAGACAGCCCAAAAGAAAAGGATGGTTAAAGTTGTATGGTTTTTCCGTCCCACCGAGGTAATTCATTGGTTGGGTAATATCAAGCTGCTTGACAATGAGTTACTCTTGGCTTCAGGAGAAGGCATAGGGCTTTCAAATTGTAATCCTGTG ATTTTATTGCAGGAAGCCATCACTGGTAAATGCAATGTTGTCTGCATATCAACTGATACGAGGAACCCTCAGCCAAAAGACGAAGATTTGGACACAGCTGACTTTGTCTTTTGTCGCACCTTTGATGTCAGAACTCGCGAGATATCTGAGGAATTTCCAAATTCAATCGCACAAATTGAAG TGGAGCATTACTTCAATAAGGAGACGGATCAGAAGCAGCCTCTTCATCATGGAGGAAAAGGAAGTCTTGAAAAGCCACAATCATCATCTTCATTTGGAGGAACAACAACTAAAACAGTGGTGAAAGATGGCCAGTCAGGAAGAAGCACTC AACTGAAGAAAGCCACCAGTAGCTCACGGGAAAGACACGGAAATATTTCTGTGACAAACGGCACTGTTGCCAGAACTGAAGTAAAGTATTCTTGTTGTATTTCTCCTACTAGCCTATCTGATTCTCATGCTttgaagaagaggaagcttcTAGACTCTTCAG GTACTGCACCGTTTGAACAACATAAGGTCATGCAATCTAAGAGTCAGGTTACAAAAGTGGTAGAAAAAG GTGGACAAGGCAATATTTCTGTGACAGACAAGACTGTTGCTGGAACTGAAGTAAAGCATTCATATTGTACCTCACCTACTAGCTTATCGAATATCCATGCTTTGAAGAAGAGAAACCTTCAAGATTCTTTAG GTACTGCACCATTTGAACAACGTAAGGTCATGAAATCTACGAGTCAGGTGATCGAAATAACAGCATGGGTGAAGGAG GGTGCTAGCACATGGTTCAAGGAGCAG CCATGGAATGAAAGACTCCATGTAGCTCAAGAGCGAGGCACACTTGTGTTGCTTGAGAATCTTGATCCTTCATATACATCAGCAGAAGTGGAG GATATTGTCGGGCGTGCCTTGGAACAAAAG GGAAAGCATTTGTTATCTTCAAATCAAGTGAGCATGCAGAGACTGCCATTTCTAAATTGA
- the LOC104236656 gene encoding protein ANTI-SILENCING 1-like isoform X5 → MCVCVSLHFVPFHFSLFDANLTRRAYFAAGCILQCTQFKAFEKLTPHCDKYQMLPFREAEEDSSPNFSWGVKKGKGALNKGVQFYKSFTYEGVDISLYDCVYMCRPDEDEPDIGKVVKIWETAQKKRMVKVVWFFRPTEVIHWLGNIKLLDNELLLASGEGIGLSNCNPVILLQEAITGKCNVVCISTDTRNPQPKDEDLDTADFVFCRTFDVRTREISEEFPNSIAQIEVEHYFNKETDQKQPLHHGGKGSLEKPQSSSSFGGTTTKTVVKDGQSGRSTQLKKATSSSRERHGNISVTNGTVARTEVKYSCCISPTSLSDSHALKKRKLLDSSGTAPFEQHKVMQSKSQVTKVVEKGGQGNISVTDKTVAGTEVKHSYCTSPTSLSNIHALKKRNLQDSLGTAPFEQRKVMKSTSQVIEITAWVKEGASTWFKEQPWNERLHVAQERGTLVLLENLDPSYTSAEVEDIVGRALEQKVSAKMVQHNTFSNSLNGKAFVIFKSSEHAETAISKLKKRCLMLGDGRNFCDYTFNGNS, encoded by the exons atgtGTGTTTGTGTCTCTTTGCATTTCGTTCCTTTTCATTTCTCCTTGTTTGATGCAAACTTAACTCGGAG GGCTTATTTTGCTGCTGGCTGCATACTTCAGTGTACACAGTTTAaa GCCTTTGAAAAGTTAACACCACATTGTGATAAGTATCAAATGTTGCCCTTTCGAGAAGCAGAGGAAGACAGTAGTCCTAATTTTAGTTGGGGTGTCAAGAAGGGAAAGGGTGCCCTTAACAAGGGTGTCCAATTTTACAAATCATTCACTTATGAGGGGGTTGATATCTCCTTATATGATTGTGTGTACATGTGTCGTCCTGATGAAGATGAGCCAGACATCGGTAAGGTTGTCAAGATATGGGAGACAGCCCAAAAGAAAAGGATGGTTAAAGTTGTATGGTTTTTCCGTCCCACCGAGGTAATTCATTGGTTGGGTAATATCAAGCTGCTTGACAATGAGTTACTCTTGGCTTCAGGAGAAGGCATAGGGCTTTCAAATTGTAATCCTGTG ATTTTATTGCAGGAAGCCATCACTGGTAAATGCAATGTTGTCTGCATATCAACTGATACGAGGAACCCTCAGCCAAAAGACGAAGATTTGGACACAGCTGACTTTGTCTTTTGTCGCACCTTTGATGTCAGAACTCGCGAGATATCTGAGGAATTTCCAAATTCAATCGCACAAATTGAAG TGGAGCATTACTTCAATAAGGAGACGGATCAGAAGCAGCCTCTTCATCATGGAGGAAAAGGAAGTCTTGAAAAGCCACAATCATCATCTTCATTTGGAGGAACAACAACTAAAACAGTGGTGAAAGATGGCCAGTCAGGAAGAAGCACTC AACTGAAGAAAGCCACCAGTAGCTCACGGGAAAGACACGGAAATATTTCTGTGACAAACGGCACTGTTGCCAGAACTGAAGTAAAGTATTCTTGTTGTATTTCTCCTACTAGCCTATCTGATTCTCATGCTttgaagaagaggaagcttcTAGACTCTTCAG GTACTGCACCGTTTGAACAACATAAGGTCATGCAATCTAAGAGTCAGGTTACAAAAGTGGTAGAAAAAG GTGGACAAGGCAATATTTCTGTGACAGACAAGACTGTTGCTGGAACTGAAGTAAAGCATTCATATTGTACCTCACCTACTAGCTTATCGAATATCCATGCTTTGAAGAAGAGAAACCTTCAAGATTCTTTAG GTACTGCACCATTTGAACAACGTAAGGTCATGAAATCTACGAGTCAGGTGATCGAAATAACAGCATGGGTGAAGGAG GGTGCTAGCACATGGTTCAAGGAGCAG CCATGGAATGAAAGACTCCATGTAGCTCAAGAGCGAGGCACACTTGTGTTGCTTGAGAATCTTGATCCTTCATATACATCAGCAGAAGTGGAG GATATTGTCGGGCGTGCCTTGGAACAAAAGGTTAGTGCAAAAATGGTGCAACATAATACCTTCTCAAATTCACTGAATG GGAAAGCATTTGTTATCTTCAAATCAAGTGAGCATGCAGAGACTGCCATTTCTAAATTGAAAAAGAGATGCCTTATGTTAGGTGATGGAAG GAACTTTTGTGATTACACTTTTAATGGAAATAGCTGA